In Anaerolineae bacterium, a single genomic region encodes these proteins:
- a CDS encoding HsdR family type I site-specific deoxyribonuclease: MPLGGEAVAVQSPILTYAQEAGWAYLRPDEAQGLRRGEGSGLLHGVLLDQLQRLNPGVVDHARAEELIRRLEIVAPNIEGNLQAWEYLKGLRTVFVPEHRRERNVAFLDPINVEANAFHVTDEFTFDNGTHRIRADVVFLVNGVPVIVVETKAATHIEGIAEAFDQIRRYHREGPELMALMQLYALTHLVQFYYGATWSLSRKSLFNWRDEQAGDFETLVKTFVTPRRVLRILTEFILFTRKDGELSKVVLRPHQMRATERVVRRAKDRHKQRGLVWHTQGSGKTYTMITVAQRLMEDPSLNNPTVLMLVDRNELEAQLFGNLESVGLSQAVVAQSKRHLQELLRHDQRGLIVSMIHKFDDIPADINTRHNIFVLVDEAHRTTGGDLGNYLMGALPNATYIGFTGTPIDRTAHGQGTFKTFGSDDPKGYLDKYSIRESIEDGTTVPLNYALAPNDLQVDREVLNREFLDLAELEGVSEIEELNRVLDRAVTLRNLLKNHERVERVARHVAQHFRTNVEPMGYKAFLVGVDREACALLKEALDRHLPSEYSKVVISAGHNDEPLLVRHHLSDHEEREVRQAFRDPQRLPKILIVTEKLLTGYDAPILYCMYLDKPMRDHVLLQAIARVNRPYEDDQGHRKPAGFVLDYVGVFDHLEKALAFDSEDVEGVVQGLEVLKAQFQTMMELGKREYLDLGRGLRADKEAEAYLEHFRDKEERDEFYRYFRELQELYEIISPDAFLRPFVEDYDHLGRVYRLVRSAFEPHVPVDRGFMRKTAALVQQHTQTSVIMEPREVYRIGPEVLDQLAESEQSDTVRVFNLIKALHLLVEEQEKEAPHLIPIGERAAAIAQAFEQRQLTAKEALERLEDLIEEYKEAQRTRESSDLSREGFGVYWLLHEEGLEGAEEVAKQVEPCFSQYPHWQRSQAQEREVRLSLYKALAKTPLSGKLTEVVDRLLTVLKRAAP, encoded by the coding sequence ATGCCCCTGGGAGGAGAGGCCGTCGCCGTCCAGAGCCCCATCCTGACCTACGCTCAGGAGGCCGGCTGGGCCTACCTTCGCCCCGATGAGGCCCAAGGCCTGCGCCGAGGCGAGGGCAGCGGCCTCCTCCACGGTGTCCTCCTCGATCAGCTTCAGCGGCTCAACCCCGGAGTGGTGGACCACGCCCGGGCCGAAGAGCTGATCCGGCGGCTGGAGATCGTGGCCCCCAACATCGAGGGCAACCTGCAGGCCTGGGAGTACCTCAAGGGCCTCCGCACCGTCTTCGTGCCCGAGCACCGGCGAGAGCGCAACGTCGCCTTCCTGGACCCCATCAACGTGGAGGCCAACGCCTTCCACGTCACCGACGAGTTCACCTTCGACAACGGCACCCACCGCATTCGGGCCGACGTGGTCTTTCTGGTCAACGGCGTGCCCGTGATCGTCGTGGAGACCAAGGCCGCCACCCACATCGAGGGCATCGCCGAGGCCTTCGACCAGATTCGCCGCTACCACCGGGAAGGGCCGGAGCTCATGGCCCTGATGCAGCTCTACGCCCTCACTCACCTGGTCCAGTTCTACTACGGCGCCACCTGGAGCCTGTCCCGCAAGTCCCTGTTCAACTGGCGAGACGAGCAGGCGGGAGACTTCGAGACCCTGGTCAAGACCTTCGTCACGCCCCGGCGGGTCCTGCGCATCCTCACCGAGTTCATCCTCTTCACCCGCAAGGACGGAGAGCTGTCCAAGGTGGTGCTGCGGCCGCACCAGATGCGGGCCACGGAACGAGTGGTGCGGCGAGCCAAGGACCGGCACAAGCAGCGGGGCCTGGTCTGGCACACCCAGGGCTCGGGCAAGACCTACACCATGATCACGGTGGCCCAGCGGCTGATGGAAGACCCCAGCTTGAACAACCCCACCGTGCTCATGCTGGTGGACCGCAACGAGCTGGAGGCGCAACTTTTCGGCAACCTGGAGTCGGTGGGCCTGAGCCAGGCGGTGGTGGCCCAGAGCAAGCGCCACCTGCAAGAGCTCCTGCGCCACGACCAGCGGGGCCTCATTGTCTCCATGATCCACAAGTTCGACGACATCCCCGCCGATATCAATACGCGGCACAACATATTCGTCCTGGTGGACGAGGCCCACCGCACCACGGGCGGCGACCTGGGCAACTACCTCATGGGCGCCCTGCCCAACGCCACTTACATCGGCTTCACCGGCACGCCCATCGACCGCACCGCCCACGGCCAGGGCACCTTCAAAACCTTCGGCAGTGACGACCCCAAGGGTTACCTGGACAAGTACTCCATCCGGGAGTCCATCGAGGACGGCACCACCGTCCCCCTCAACTACGCCTTGGCCCCTAACGACCTGCAGGTGGACCGGGAGGTGCTGAACCGCGAGTTCCTGGACTTGGCCGAACTGGAGGGGGTCAGCGAGATCGAGGAACTGAACCGGGTGCTGGACCGGGCCGTCACCCTGCGCAACCTGCTCAAGAACCACGAGCGGGTGGAGCGGGTGGCCCGGCACGTGGCTCAGCACTTCCGCACCAACGTCGAGCCCATGGGCTACAAGGCCTTCCTGGTGGGCGTAGACCGGGAGGCCTGTGCCCTGCTCAAGGAAGCCCTGGACCGCCACCTGCCGTCGGAATACTCCAAGGTGGTGATCAGCGCCGGGCACAACGACGAGCCGCTCCTGGTGCGGCATCACCTTTCCGACCATGAGGAGCGAGAGGTGCGCCAGGCCTTCCGGGACCCGCAGCGGCTGCCCAAGATCCTCATCGTCACCGAGAAGCTCCTCACCGGCTACGATGCCCCCATCCTCTATTGCATGTACCTGGATAAGCCCATGCGGGACCACGTGCTCCTGCAGGCCATCGCTCGGGTGAACCGGCCCTATGAGGATGACCAGGGCCATCGCAAGCCGGCCGGGTTCGTCCTTGACTACGTGGGCGTCTTCGACCATTTGGAGAAGGCCCTGGCCTTTGACTCCGAGGACGTGGAGGGGGTGGTCCAGGGGTTGGAGGTGCTTAAGGCCCAGTTCCAGACCATGATGGAACTGGGCAAGAGGGAGTACCTGGACCTGGGTCGGGGCCTGAGGGCGGATAAAGAGGCCGAGGCATATCTAGAGCACTTCCGGGACAAGGAGGAGCGCGACGAGTTCTATCGCTACTTCCGGGAGCTCCAGGAGCTCTATGAGATCATCTCCCCCGACGCCTTCCTTCGCCCCTTCGTGGAAGACTACGACCACCTGGGCCGAGTCTACCGGCTGGTGCGGAGCGCCTTCGAGCCTCACGTGCCGGTAGACCGCGGCTTCATGCGCAAGACGGCGGCGTTGGTGCAGCAGCACACCCAGACCTCGGTCATCATGGAGCCCAGAGAGGTCTACCGCATCGGGCCCGAGGTACTGGACCAGTTGGCCGAGTCGGAGCAGTCCGACACGGTGAGGGTCTTCAACCTGATCAAGGCCCTGCACCTGCTGGTCGAAGAGCAGGAGAAAGAGGCCCCGCATCTCATACCCATTGGGGAGCGGGCAGCGGCCATCGCCCAGGCCTTCGAGCAGCGCCAGCTGACGGCCAAGGAGGCGCTCGAGCGGCTGGAGGACCTGATCGAGGAGTACAAGGAGGCCCAGCGGACCAGGGAGAGCAGCGACCTATCCCGAGAGGGCTTCGGCGTCTACTGGCTCCTGCATGAGGAGGGCCTGGAGGGGGCAGAGGAGGTGGCCAAGCAGGTAGAGCCGTGCTTCAGCCAGTACCCCCACTGGCAGCGAAGCCAAGCCCAGGAGAGGGAGGTGCGCCTGTCGCTGTACAAGGCACTGGCCAAGACCCCACTGAGCGGGAAGCTGACCGAGGTGGTGGACCGGCTGTTGACCGTGCTCAAGAGAGCGGCGCCGTGA
- a CDS encoding DUF2283 domain-containing protein: MAAVRVWYDQEGDYLEVTFEDVPAVLEEIADDIFERRTVDGRVVGFAVFNVSKHDRDGLMLPISVTAVPAA, encoded by the coding sequence ATGGCAGCCGTGAGGGTCTGGTACGACCAAGAAGGGGACTACCTGGAAGTCACATTCGAGGATGTGCCGGCAGTGCTGGAGGAGATAGCCGACGACATATTCGAGCGACGCACAGTCGACGGCCGGGTGGTTGGCTTTGCCGTTTTCAACGTGAGCAAGCACGACCGGGATGGATTGATGCTGCCCATCTCGGTCACGGCCGTGCCCGCTGCCTGA
- a CDS encoding nucleotidyltransferase family protein, with protein MPTVRERYRVSHLGVFGSYVRGEEKATSDLDLLVEFDEPPSLLKYIELENYLSDVLGVRVDLVMKSSLKPRIGRHILREVVAV; from the coding sequence ATGCCAACGGTGAGGGAGCGTTACCGGGTGAGCCACCTGGGTGTATTCGGCTCGTATGTCCGGGGCGAAGAGAAGGCCACCAGCGACCTTGATCTATTGGTGGAATTCGACGAGCCGCCGAGCCTGCTCAAGTACATCGAGCTGGAGAACTACCTGAGCGACGTTCTGGGTGTTAGGGTTGACCTGGTGATGAAGAGCAGCCTCAAGCCACGCATCGGCCGGCACATCTTGCGGGAGGTGGTGGCGGTATGA
- a CDS encoding SAM-dependent DNA methyltransferase, with product MPTTGRALDLPTLETWLWDAACAIRGPVDAPKFKDYILPLIFLKRLSDVFDDEVERLTRELEGRAARQARSDPSLFRFYIPEEARWPAIARQTTGLGQYLTTAVRAVARANPRLQGVIDVVDFNATTAGQRIVDEPYLLALVQVLNRHRLGLRDVEPDIFGRAYEYLLRKFAEGQGQSAGEFYTPQGVGVLMARLLRPEPGMEGYDPTAGSGGLLIKLQLRLLETHGVAKNGGRELPPTLAALKLFGQEINNSTFAMARMNAFIHDMEAQIALGDTMRRPAFTEDDGSLRRFDLVTANPMWNQSFPVSLYENDPWGRFIYGAPPASSADWGWVQHMLASLKPRGRMAVVLDTGAVSRGSGNQGSNRERDVRRAVVEADLVEAVILLPENLFYNTSAPAIIMVLDKAKRHPGQMLLINASQQFEKGRPKNFLTEENIQTIAALHEEWREEEGLSAIVTLEQARSNDYNLSPARYVSVNGAEEVLPLEEAVLLLRQAEEERAEADRRLGEVLRELGLEV from the coding sequence ATGCCCACTACTGGCCGCGCCCTCGACCTGCCTACCCTGGAGACCTGGCTGTGGGACGCAGCCTGCGCCATCCGGGGGCCGGTCGACGCCCCCAAGTTCAAGGACTACATCCTGCCCCTCATCTTCCTTAAGCGCCTCTCCGATGTGTTCGACGACGAGGTGGAGCGCCTGACGCGCGAGCTTGAGGGTAGAGCGGCCAGGCAGGCAAGGAGTGACCCCAGCCTCTTCCGCTTCTACATTCCCGAGGAGGCGCGCTGGCCCGCCATCGCGCGGCAGACCACTGGGCTGGGACAGTACCTCACCACCGCCGTGCGGGCGGTGGCGCGGGCGAACCCCCGCCTTCAGGGCGTCATTGACGTGGTTGACTTCAACGCCACCACCGCCGGCCAGCGCATCGTGGACGAGCCCTACCTGTTGGCCCTGGTCCAGGTCCTCAACCGACACCGGCTCGGGCTCCGGGACGTGGAGCCCGACATCTTTGGCCGGGCCTATGAGTACCTGCTGCGCAAGTTCGCCGAGGGCCAGGGGCAGAGCGCCGGCGAGTTCTACACTCCTCAAGGCGTGGGCGTCCTCATGGCTCGCCTGCTGCGGCCGGAGCCGGGGATGGAGGGCTACGACCCCACGGCCGGGTCGGGCGGGCTGCTCATCAAGCTGCAACTGCGGCTTCTGGAGACGCATGGCGTGGCCAAGAACGGGGGCCGAGAGCTTCCTCCCACACTCGCCGCTCTGAAGCTCTTCGGGCAGGAGATCAACAACTCCACCTTCGCCATGGCCCGGATGAATGCCTTCATCCATGACATGGAGGCTCAGATCGCCCTGGGCGACACCATGCGCCGGCCCGCCTTCACCGAGGACGACGGGAGCCTGCGCCGGTTCGACTTGGTGACCGCCAACCCGATGTGGAACCAGAGCTTCCCCGTCAGCCTCTACGAGAACGACCCCTGGGGCCGCTTTATCTACGGCGCCCCTCCCGCCTCCAGTGCCGATTGGGGGTGGGTGCAGCACATGCTGGCCTCGCTCAAGCCGCGGGGACGGATGGCGGTGGTCCTGGATACGGGAGCCGTCTCCCGGGGCAGCGGCAACCAGGGCTCCAACCGGGAGCGGGACGTGCGCAGGGCGGTGGTGGAGGCCGACCTGGTGGAGGCGGTGATCCTCCTTCCGGAGAACCTCTTCTACAACACCTCTGCCCCCGCCATCATCATGGTGCTGGACAAGGCCAAGCGGCACCCCGGCCAGATGCTGCTCATCAACGCCTCCCAGCAGTTCGAGAAGGGCCGGCCCAAGAACTTCCTCACCGAGGAGAACATCCAGACCATCGCCGCGCTGCACGAGGAGTGGCGGGAGGAGGAGGGGCTCTCCGCCATCGTCACCCTGGAGCAGGCCCGCAGCAACGACTACAACCTGAGCCCCGCGAGGTACGTGTCGGTCAACGGAGCGGAGGAGGTGCTGCCCCTAGAGGAGGCGGTGCTGCTGCTCCGGCAGGCGGAAGAGGAGAGAGCTGAGGCGGATAGGCGATTGGGCGAGGTGCTCAGAGAGCTGGGACTGGAGGTCTAG
- a CDS encoding response regulator transcription factor, which translates to MVAERDPIRVLVVDDHAVVRSGLTAFLSVYDDLELVGEADSGAEALRFCDDPAAPPVDVVLMDLIMPGLDGAETTRILRQRHPETQVVALTSFREDDLVQRALKAGAIGYLLKNVGAEELAHAIRQAHAGKPTLAPEATQALINATRQPQLLVEELTSREKEVLALMVQGLSNPEIAERLVVSPSTVKFHVSNVISKLGASRRTEAVAIALQHKLV; encoded by the coding sequence ATGGTGGCTGAGCGCGATCCCATTCGGGTGCTGGTGGTGGACGACCATGCGGTGGTGAGATCGGGTCTGACCGCCTTCCTGTCGGTGTACGACGACCTGGAGCTGGTGGGAGAGGCGGATAGCGGCGCCGAAGCCCTGCGCTTCTGCGACGACCCGGCCGCTCCGCCGGTGGACGTGGTGCTGATGGACCTGATCATGCCAGGGCTGGACGGGGCCGAGACCACCCGTATCCTGCGCCAGCGCCACCCGGAGACTCAGGTGGTGGCCCTCACCAGCTTCAGGGAGGACGACCTGGTACAGCGCGCCCTGAAGGCGGGGGCTATCGGGTACCTGCTCAAGAACGTGGGTGCCGAGGAGCTGGCCCACGCCATCCGCCAGGCTCACGCCGGCAAGCCCACGCTGGCCCCCGAAGCCACCCAGGCGCTCATCAACGCCACCCGTCAGCCTCAGCTTCTGGTGGAGGAGCTGACCTCCAGGGAGAAGGAAGTCCTGGCCCTGATGGTGCAGGGCCTCAGTAACCCGGAGATCGCCGAGCGTCTGGTGGTCAGCCCTTCGACGGTGAAGTTCCACGTCAGCAACGTGATCTCCAAACTGGGGGCGTCGCGCCGCACGGAGGCGGTGGCCATCGCCCTGCAGCACAAGCTGGTGTAG
- a CDS encoding GAF domain-containing protein, which produces MTPPISSEGSALARRRTSLRARIIAWSFVPTVIILVAVAATNLYSYQRVTEDLVIERDEKLAQLAAGQLFGDLTAYTELLASRARSAQVSESAPEMLQQALREASRWLGTFDAGVVALDTAGRVVAALPERPDRTGQDWSDRSYFRRMLGTPGPLFSNVVADGPSGEEVVVVGVPIVGFHGQFVGMLAGMFRVGPDATSDLYRTFHQVSLSGRGQVYVVDGAGRVVYHSQRDRVGQAADADPDVLSLALSGVSGHLLTDADNGRVIVSYAPVPGTPWALFMEESWDELMSSSSSYRAFLLLLLALGVAVPTLIVSLSVRRITDPIARLAQGARRVADGHFGRVEVDTGDELEVLAEQFNRMSSQLAQSYADLERRVADRTRDLAALNTIAAVASRSLRLEEVLSGALEQTMAYVGMDAGAAYRVDESTSGLHLTHAQGLSPSFIAQVARLTSGEGAAGAAEATGEVVVRRPQDYPEGPLKEAVLAEGLELVVSVPLLARGRMLGTLNLAGRTFRELTADDISLLAGIGNQVAIAADNARLYENAEVSAAAAERSRLARDLHDSVTQTLFSASLIAEVLPRIWKRDAAAGERRLAQLRQLTRGALAEMRTLLLELRPAALEEAPLEDLLRQLGEAVAGRAQVPVSVSVEGSGELPAQVRVALYRIAQEALNNVARHSRAGAAQVRLTFRDEIVDLAIADDGVGFDPRAPGGDHLGLRIMRERADGIGAHLDVTSSPGRGTEVLVRWPREPEVDGG; this is translated from the coding sequence GTGACTCCGCCGATCTCGTCGGAGGGGAGCGCGCTCGCCCGGCGGCGGACCAGCCTCCGGGCCAGGATCATCGCCTGGTCTTTCGTGCCCACCGTCATCATCCTGGTGGCGGTAGCGGCCACCAACCTCTACTCGTACCAGCGGGTCACCGAGGACCTGGTCATCGAGCGAGACGAGAAGCTGGCCCAGCTGGCCGCGGGCCAGCTCTTCGGCGACCTCACCGCCTACACCGAGCTCCTCGCCTCCCGGGCCCGCTCGGCCCAGGTGTCGGAGAGCGCCCCGGAGATGCTGCAGCAGGCACTGCGCGAGGCCTCCCGCTGGCTGGGGACGTTCGACGCCGGTGTAGTCGCCCTGGACACCGCCGGCAGAGTGGTCGCCGCTCTGCCGGAGCGACCCGATCGGACCGGGCAGGATTGGTCCGATCGCTCCTACTTCCGGCGGATGCTGGGCACCCCCGGCCCCCTCTTCTCCAACGTAGTGGCCGACGGGCCCTCCGGCGAAGAGGTGGTAGTGGTGGGCGTGCCCATCGTGGGCTTCCACGGGCAGTTCGTGGGCATGCTGGCCGGGATGTTCCGGGTCGGCCCCGACGCCACCAGCGACCTCTACCGTACCTTCCACCAGGTGAGCCTGAGTGGGCGGGGCCAGGTGTACGTGGTGGACGGCGCCGGCCGGGTCGTGTATCACTCCCAGAGAGATAGGGTCGGTCAGGCCGCCGATGCCGACCCGGATGTCCTCAGTCTGGCTCTCTCCGGCGTGAGCGGCCATCTGCTGACCGACGCCGACAACGGCCGGGTGATCGTCAGCTATGCTCCGGTCCCGGGTACGCCCTGGGCCCTGTTCATGGAGGAGAGCTGGGACGAGCTGATGAGCTCCAGCAGCTCCTACCGCGCCTTCCTCCTCCTGCTGCTGGCCCTGGGGGTGGCGGTGCCCACCCTCATCGTCAGTCTCTCGGTCCGCCGCATCACCGACCCCATCGCCCGCCTGGCCCAGGGGGCCCGGCGGGTGGCCGACGGGCATTTTGGCCGGGTGGAAGTGGACACCGGAGACGAGCTGGAGGTGCTGGCGGAGCAGTTCAACCGCATGTCCTCCCAACTGGCCCAGTCGTACGCCGACCTGGAGCGCCGGGTGGCCGATCGCACGCGCGACCTGGCAGCCCTCAACACCATCGCCGCCGTGGCCAGCCGCTCTCTCAGGCTGGAGGAGGTGCTATCTGGGGCTCTGGAGCAGACCATGGCTTACGTGGGGATGGACGCGGGGGCAGCCTACCGGGTGGATGAGTCCACGAGCGGATTGCACCTGACCCACGCCCAAGGGCTCTCGCCCTCCTTCATCGCCCAGGTGGCGCGGCTCACTTCGGGCGAGGGAGCGGCGGGGGCTGCCGAGGCCACCGGGGAAGTGGTAGTGCGCCGGCCTCAGGACTACCCCGAGGGCCCCCTCAAGGAGGCGGTGCTGGCCGAGGGCCTGGAACTGGTGGTGAGCGTGCCCCTGCTGGCCCGGGGGCGGATGCTGGGAACGCTCAACCTGGCCGGGCGCACTTTCCGCGAACTCACTGCCGATGACATCTCCCTCCTGGCCGGGATAGGCAACCAGGTGGCCATAGCCGCCGACAACGCCCGGCTCTATGAGAACGCCGAGGTATCGGCCGCCGCCGCCGAACGCTCCCGGCTGGCCAGGGACCTGCACGACTCGGTCACCCAGACCCTCTTCTCCGCCAGCCTGATCGCCGAAGTGCTACCCCGCATATGGAAACGGGATGCGGCAGCGGGCGAGCGCCGGCTGGCCCAACTGCGCCAGCTCACCCGCGGCGCTCTGGCGGAGATGCGCACCCTGCTGCTGGAGTTGCGCCCGGCGGCGCTGGAGGAGGCACCGCTCGAGGATCTCCTGCGTCAGTTGGGCGAGGCAGTGGCCGGTCGGGCCCAGGTGCCAGTGTCGGTCTCGGTCGAGGGCTCCGGCGAGCTACCCGCCCAAGTCAGGGTGGCGCTGTACCGCATCGCCCAAGAGGCGCTCAACAACGTGGCCCGGCACTCGCGGGCGGGGGCTGCTCAGGTGCGCCTCACCTTCCGCGATGAGATAGTGGACCTTGCCATCGCCGATGATGGGGTCGGATTCGACCCCCGGGCGCCGGGAGGTGACCACCTGGGCCTGCGCATCATGCGCGAGCGGGCCGATGGTATCGGTGCCCACCTGGACGTGACCAGCTCGCCGGGACGGGGCACAGAAGTGCTGGTTCGGTGGCCGAGAGAGCCGGAGGTGGATGGTGGCTGA
- a CDS encoding heavy metal-binding domain-containing protein: MLITTTHALEGKAIVQYFGLVSGEAILGANIFRDLFASVRDIVGGRSAAYEQELRRAKDIAVEEMSQQALALGANAVIGVDLDYETINPGGSGGMLMVSASGTAVRYEEPV, translated from the coding sequence ATGCTAATCACGACCACGCACGCCCTGGAAGGTAAGGCCATTGTCCAGTACTTCGGTCTGGTGAGCGGCGAAGCCATCCTGGGAGCCAACATCTTCCGCGACCTTTTCGCCAGCGTGCGCGACATCGTGGGCGGGCGCTCGGCCGCCTACGAACAGGAGTTGCGCCGGGCCAAGGACATCGCCGTCGAGGAGATGAGCCAGCAGGCCCTCGCCCTGGGTGCAAACGCCGTCATCGGGGTTGACCTCGACTACGAGACCATCAACCCGGGCGGGAGCGGCGGCATGCTCATGGTGAGCGCCAGCGGCACCGCCGTCCGCTACGAAGAGCCCGTCTAG
- a CDS encoding DUF3604 domain-containing protein — MAALVGMCPPDTELLHRKPLLARQGHVDRAKRQGADGDGLAWAEEPAVAEIYSHSKEDAVLSDRRVFWADLHNHNEIGYGRGSLARAIEVAREQLDVFCFTPHGQWFDEANTPPEVHRKHQEGFERVRQSWDQVRAQLEAAYVPGSFVTFLGHEWHSSNLGDYHVVYPGPDHRISYFDDIRLLQQYVHQQGAIMVPHHVAYARGSRGIAWEYFDPAVSPVVEIFSEHGSSETEWGPWPMMGHSMGPASTTQTIAHALEQGLVFGFTASTDDHLGYPGAYGEGMTGVLAEELTRESVFEALRSRHTYAVTGDRIGLDFQLDEAPMGSLLPARNDRLLRVTVRLEDEPVAVEMVKNGRVWRRLLCESPIRGPAADAEWVEFVLRVEWGWGGMGSEAVVDWLMRLTVTQGEIVAVTPHFQSGPYDEVRRNRVLERTPTFCAWQSYTSRRQAFRGVATNSLLFTIRARAQAELLLETEKPSARRVRTTVAEAFAANHVERMGSSFSAETLLVHRALPVTDLERTWHLCDREAERERDYYYVRVQQRNGHMAWSSPIWVGG, encoded by the coding sequence GTGGCGGCGCTTGTCGGCATGTGCCCCCCCGATACTGAGCTGCTACACCGGAAACCCTTGCTGGCGCGGCAGGGGCACGTTGACCGGGCGAAGCGCCAGGGCGCCGATGGCGACGGGTTGGCTTGGGCCGAAGAGCCTGCGGTCGCCGAGATCTATAGCCACAGCAAGGAGGATGCGGTGCTCAGCGACCGCCGTGTGTTCTGGGCCGACCTGCACAATCACAACGAGATCGGCTACGGCCGCGGCTCCCTGGCCCGGGCCATCGAGGTGGCTCGGGAGCAACTGGACGTGTTCTGCTTCACCCCGCACGGGCAGTGGTTCGACGAGGCCAACACGCCTCCGGAGGTACACCGCAAGCATCAGGAGGGCTTCGAGCGGGTCAGGCAGTCCTGGGACCAGGTGCGGGCTCAGCTTGAGGCCGCCTATGTGCCGGGGTCGTTCGTCACCTTCCTCGGGCACGAGTGGCATTCCTCCAACTTGGGCGACTACCACGTCGTCTACCCCGGCCCAGATCACAGGATCAGCTACTTCGATGACATTCGCCTTCTGCAGCAGTACGTGCATCAGCAGGGGGCTATCATGGTGCCCCATCACGTGGCCTACGCCCGAGGATCGCGGGGCATCGCCTGGGAGTATTTCGATCCGGCGGTCTCACCGGTGGTGGAGATCTTCTCCGAGCACGGGTCGTCCGAGACGGAATGGGGCCCCTGGCCCATGATGGGCCACTCCATGGGGCCGGCTTCCACCACTCAGACCATCGCCCACGCCCTCGAGCAGGGGTTGGTGTTCGGGTTCACCGCCTCCACCGACGATCACCTCGGCTACCCGGGAGCCTACGGGGAAGGCATGACCGGCGTGCTGGCGGAGGAGCTCACCCGCGAGTCGGTATTCGAGGCCCTCCGGAGCCGACACACCTACGCGGTCACCGGCGATCGAATCGGCCTGGATTTCCAGCTGGACGAGGCCCCTATGGGCAGTCTGCTTCCGGCCCGCAATGACCGCCTCCTGCGGGTGACGGTGCGCCTCGAGGACGAGCCCGTCGCCGTGGAGATGGTCAAGAATGGGCGGGTGTGGCGCCGGCTGCTGTGCGAGAGCCCCATCCGTGGCCCGGCCGCCGACGCAGAATGGGTGGAGTTCGTGCTCCGAGTCGAGTGGGGCTGGGGTGGCATGGGAAGCGAGGCGGTGGTGGACTGGCTCATGCGGCTGACGGTGACGCAGGGGGAGATAGTGGCGGTCACTCCGCACTTTCAGTCCGGCCCCTACGACGAGGTCCGGCGCAATCGAGTCCTGGAGCGGACTCCCACCTTCTGCGCCTGGCAGTCCTACACCTCCCGGCGGCAGGCGTTCCGGGGTGTGGCCACCAACTCGCTGCTCTTCACCATCCGAGCCCGCGCGCAGGCGGAACTGCTGCTGGAGACGGAGAAGCCCTCGGCGCGGCGGGTGCGGACGACGGTGGCGGAGGCCTTCGCGGCCAACCACGTGGAGCGCATGGGCTCGTCGTTCTCGGCCGAAACGTTGCTGGTGCACCGGGCCCTGCCAGTGACCGACCTGGAGCGGACGTGGCACCTGTGCGACCGAGAGGCCGAACGGGAGCGCGACTACTACTACGTGCGAGTGCAGCAGCGCAACGGGCACATGGCCTGGTCCAGCCCCATCTGGGTGGGGGGATAG